One Malus sylvestris chromosome 14, drMalSylv7.2, whole genome shotgun sequence DNA segment encodes these proteins:
- the LOC126598382 gene encoding hydroxyproline O-galactosyltransferase GALT6-like — translation MRRAKLDRFGTFFSVNRQRSIQILIAVGFLYLLLVTVEIPFVFKTGFSTISPDSLSRPIRLHSKEDVEEKDAPSRPLEQVSQNSYQPTQSRRPREPNFVSGLVFDPKTFDSELYKPAKVAWEVGRKFWGEVESGKVQIDAGKVENRSEACKHSISVSGSEFSAQGRVIVLPCGLTLGSHITLVGRPRAAHQEFQPKIALLRDGESAMVSQFKVELLGLKTVEGEEPPRLLHFNPRLKGDWSGRPVIELNTCYRMQWGAALRCEGWKSKADEETVDGQVKCEKWIRDDDNHSVETKATWWLSRLVGRTKRVPVDWPYPFAEEKLFVLTLSAGLEGYHVNVDGRHIASFPYHNGFSLEDATGLSLSGDVDLHSVFAASLPSSHPSFAPQKHLEMSTRWQAPPLSRGGVELFIGILSAGNHFAERMAVRKSWMQHNLIRSSKVVARFFVALHAKKEVNVELKKEAEFFGDIVIVPYMDNYDLVVLKTVAICEYGVRTMAAKYIMKCDDDTFVRVGAVIREAHKVPEGRSLYVGNINYYHKPLRYGKWAVTYEEWPEEDYPPYANGPGYILSSDVAKFVVSEFERRKLRLFKMEDVSMGMWVEKFNSSKPVEYRHSLKFCQFGCIEDYYTAHYQSPRQMMCMWGKLKQLGRPQCCSMR, via the exons ATGAGGAGGGCCAAATTGGATAGATTCGGCACCTTCTTCTCTGTCAATAGGCAAAGATCGATTCAGATTCTGATCGCTGTCGGATTTCTGTATCTACTATTAGTCACGGTTGAAATCCCCTTCGTGTTCAAAACTGGTTTCAGTACAATCTCGCCGGACTCGTTGTCTCGACCCATCAGGCTCCATAGCAAGGAAGACGTGGAGGAAAAGGACGCCCCAAGTCGCCCTCTTGAGCAAGTTTCGCAGAACTCGTACCAGCCGACTCAGAGTCGGCGACCCAGAGAGCCCAATTTTGTTTCGGGTTTAGTATTCGACCCGAAAACTTTTGATTCGGAGCTTTACAAGCCAGCGAAGGTTGCCTGGGAAGTGGGGAGGAAGTTCTGGGGAGAGGTGGAATCTGGAAAGGTGCAGATAGATGCTGGAAAGGTGGAGAACCGATCTGAGGCATGCAAGCATTCGATTTCGGTATCTGGGTCGGAGTTTTCGGCACAGGGGAGGGTGATAGTGCTGCCGTGTGGGCTGACATTGGGTTCGCACATAACGCTTGTGGGGAGGCCGAGGGCGGCGCACCAGGAGTTTCAGCCCAAGATTGCCCTGCTGAGGGACGGTGAGTCGGCGATGGTTTCGCAGTTTAAGGTGGAGTTGCTGGGGTTGAAGACTGTGGAGGGTGAGGAGCCACCGAGACTTTTGCATTTCAATCCAAGGTTGAAGGGGGATTGGAGTGGAAGGCCTGTGATTGAACTCAACACTTGTTACAGGATGCAGTGGGGCGCGGCGCTTCGATGCGAGGGCTGGAAATCTAAGGCTGATGAAGAAACTG TTGATGGTCAGGTGAAGTGCGAGAAATGGATTCGTGATGACGACAATCACTCAGTGGAGACCAAGGCAACATGGTGGTTGAGCCGGTTAGTAGGCAGAACTAAAAGGGTACCTGTTGACTGGCCATACCCATTTGCAGAGGAgaaattgtttgttttaactcttAGTGCTGGCTTGGAGGGTTATCATGTTAATGTTGATGGGAGGCATATCGCCTCTTTTCCTTATCATAAT GGATTTTCGCTTGAGGACGCCACTGGGTTGTCTCTGAGTGGGGATGTTGATCTGCACTCGGTATTTGCCGCTTCTTTGCCCTCATCCCATCCTAGTTTTGCTCCACAGAAGCATCTTGAGATGTCAACCAGATGGCAGGCCCCGCCTCTTTCTCGTGGTGGTGTTGAACTCTTCATTGGTATCCTTTCTGCAGGCAACCATTTTGCCGAGAGGATGGCGGTAAGGAAGTCTTGGATGCAGCACAATCTTATCAGATCATCAAAAGTGGTTGCTCGTTTCTTCGTAGCATTG CATGCTAAAAAGGAAGTGAATGTTGAGCTAAAGAAGGAAGCGGAGTTTTTTGGCGATATTGTTATAGTGCCATACATGGATAACTATGACTTGGTCGTCTTGAAAACTGTTGCTATCTGCGAGTATGGG GTTCGTACCATGGCTGCTAAGTACATTATGAAGTGCGATGATGACACGTTTGTTAGAGTAGGTGCCGTTATCAGAGAGGCACATAAAGTACCAGAGGGAAGGAGCTTGTATGTGGGGAACATAAATTACTACCATAAGCCTCTGCGCTATGGTAAATGGGCTGTCACATATGAG GAGTGGCCAGAAGAAGACTATCCACCTTACGCAAATGGACCAGGTTACATCTTGTCATCTGACGTTGCAAAGTTCGTAGTATCCGAGTTTGAAAGGCGTAAATTAAGG TTGTTTAAGATGGAAGATGTGAGCATGGGAATGTGGGTTGAGAAATTCAACAGCTCAAAACCAGTCGAGTACAGGCACAGCTTGAAGTTCTGCCAATTCGGGTGCATCGAAGATTATTACACCGCCCATTACCAGTCTCCTAGACAGATGATGTGCATGTGGGGCAAATTGAAACAACTCGGACGACCGCAGTGCTGCAGCATGAGATAG